Proteins from a genomic interval of Oncorhynchus kisutch isolate 150728-3 linkage group LG28, Okis_V2, whole genome shotgun sequence:
- the LOC109873299 gene encoding fibroblast growth factor 18-like, which yields MGSPNEHKARGSVQALLVVCSPLQVLAHDHVNFSVYVENQTRGRDAMSRRQHRVYQLYSRTSGKHVQVMGRRISAKGDDGDKYAQLVVEADTFGSQVRIRGKETNFYLCMNHRGKLVGKKASNRSADCVFVEMVLENHYTALMSARYTGWYVGFTKRGRPRRGPQTLPNQQDVHFMKRLPPGEQPDLQPFRFTTVSKRSKKVRGTRPTATTAPT from the exons ATGGGGTCCCCTAATGAGCACAAGGCCAGGGG ATCTGTCCAGGCTTTACTGGTGGTCTGCAGCCCCCTGCAG GTCTTAGCGCATGACCATGTTAATTTCAGCGTATACGTGGAGAATCAGACACGGGGTCGAGACGCCATGAGTCGCCGGCAGCACAGAGTGTACCAGCTGTACAGCAGGACAAGTGGCAAACACGTGCAGGTGATGGGGAGGAGAATCAGTGCCAAGGGAGACGATGGGGATAAATATG CCCAGCTTGTTGTGGAGGCTGATACTTTTGGAAGTCAGGTGAGAATCCGTGGTAAAGAGACCAACTTCTACCTGTGCATGAACCATCGAGGCAAGCTTGTGGGGAAG AAGGCTAGTAATCGCAGTGCAGACTGTGTCTTCGTTGAGATGGTGTTGGAGAACCACTATACAGCTCTGATGTCAGCACGCTATACGGGCTGGTACGTGGGCTTCACCAAGAGGGGGCGCCCCAGGAGAGGCCCTCAGACACTGCCCAACCAGCAGGACGTTCACTTCATGAAGCGCCTGCCCCCCGGGGAGCAGCCCGACCTGCAGCCCTTCCGCTTCACCACGGTCAGCAAGAGAAGCAAGAAAGTGAGAGGGACCCGACCCACAGCCACTACAGCACCTACATAG